One part of the Myxococcales bacterium genome encodes these proteins:
- a CDS encoding serine hydrolase translates to MSLRLHRTTIALCLLTSGCIRSQSPAAQAPPSARPAFVEAPWPVAKPDDEGISSDGLSALGPWFESHTVGTRTSTALFRNGKLLWQHHTGGATLDSLWHVEGPALTATLVGHEPHLAARLEQPLRAWIPDAAWPAGLAPESTLAHVLAGTSGFGSPDAPGADWDYDEEAFALVAPLVRAGTTPSISLATVACQSLAPRLGATSWRCADTREGPGYTVRSTLRDLARVGELWRLKGVFQGERLLPEGFVASAGADHSRPDDSFFGYGWFLRDPRRQKSFPADLVYHVTRGPDGSSTLLAVIPGWQMVVAVGADARKFDFTEDADQPPPAIAKFWMGELPKVLASPVP, encoded by the coding sequence GTGAGCCTGCGCCTTCACCGGACCACCATCGCCCTGTGTCTGCTGACGTCGGGCTGTATCCGTTCGCAGTCCCCCGCCGCTCAGGCTCCCCCTTCCGCCCGGCCGGCGTTCGTCGAGGCGCCGTGGCCCGTGGCCAAGCCCGACGACGAAGGCATCTCTTCAGACGGGCTCTCCGCCCTGGGGCCGTGGTTCGAGTCTCACACGGTGGGCACGCGGACCTCCACGGCGCTGTTTCGCAACGGCAAACTGCTCTGGCAACACCACACGGGGGGCGCCACCCTAGACAGCCTCTGGCATGTCGAAGGTCCGGCGCTCACGGCCACGCTGGTAGGACACGAGCCACACCTGGCTGCACGCCTCGAGCAGCCCCTCCGCGCGTGGATCCCCGATGCGGCTTGGCCCGCAGGGCTTGCGCCCGAGAGCACCTTGGCGCACGTGCTTGCGGGCACCTCCGGCTTCGGCAGCCCCGATGCCCCAGGCGCCGACTGGGACTACGACGAAGAGGCGTTCGCCCTGGTGGCGCCCCTCGTACGGGCGGGCACCACGCCGTCGATCTCCTTGGCGACGGTGGCCTGCCAGTCTTTGGCCCCGCGGCTCGGCGCCACCAGCTGGCGCTGCGCCGATACCCGCGAAGGCCCCGGATACACGGTGCGTTCCACCTTGCGCGATCTGGCGCGGGTGGGAGAGCTCTGGCGGCTCAAGGGCGTCTTCCAGGGAGAGCGGCTCTTGCCCGAAGGCTTCGTTGCCAGCGCCGGCGCCGACCACAGCCGCCCCGACGATTCGTTTTTCGGCTACGGCTGGTTTTTGCGCGATCCGCGGCGTCAGAAGTCCTTCCCCGCCGATCTCGTTTATCACGTGACCCGGGGGCCCGATGGCTCGTCCACCTTGCTTGCCGTCATCCCCGGCTGGCAGATGGTGGTGGCCGTCGGGGCCGATGCCCGCAAGTTCGACTTCACGGAAGACGCCGATCAGCCGCCCCCGGCGATCGCGAAGTTCTGGATGGGCGAACTGCCGAAGGTATTGGCCAGCCCGGTGCCATAG
- a CDS encoding DUF1552 domain-containing protein, with the protein MSLPLLEAMLPARAKAEGRALPTRLAFIYIPNGVRLSTWVPVRTGSDYELSPSLQALAPVRDQVLVLSGMDRVFAPGIDAHAQAAACWLTTSPAHERLDDGCPTNKTVDQVAASVLGKSTPFPSLELSCNDFKDNRETKHYEKISWYAPGHAADAENNPRAVWNRLFGTPEGQRGSLLDLVAEDARRLERRLGQADRHKLGEYQTAVFAIEQQLERLAKARKRRSRDIGLPQPAGIPEDRGAYLRLMGDLVVLAFETDLTRVATVLFDPERWNSPRSYHGVLDGPQNHHPLSHGVGTRNWDEAMERVGKIDAFHVSVYADIVKALAARKEPDGASLLDRSAIVLGSGMGHGHVHSFVDLPTLVAGGLGGRLQTGAHLRLPEGTPLANLWLTLLQQAGCPVEKVADSTTPLAITRAA; encoded by the coding sequence ATGTCTCTGCCGCTCCTCGAAGCCATGCTTCCCGCACGGGCCAAGGCAGAGGGGCGTGCCTTGCCAACGAGGCTTGCGTTTATTTACATCCCGAACGGCGTTCGGCTCTCCACCTGGGTGCCCGTACGCACCGGCTCCGATTATGAGCTTTCACCGTCTTTGCAGGCCCTCGCCCCCGTTCGGGACCAGGTGCTGGTGCTCTCAGGCATGGATAGGGTGTTTGCGCCGGGCATCGATGCCCACGCGCAGGCCGCCGCGTGTTGGCTCACGACGTCGCCCGCACACGAGCGGCTCGACGATGGCTGCCCCACGAACAAGACCGTGGACCAAGTGGCGGCCAGTGTGCTCGGAAAGTCCACGCCCTTTCCCTCGCTCGAGCTGTCCTGCAACGACTTCAAGGACAACCGAGAGACCAAGCACTACGAGAAGATCTCCTGGTACGCGCCCGGCCACGCCGCCGATGCGGAAAACAATCCACGGGCTGTCTGGAACCGCCTGTTTGGAACGCCCGAGGGACAAAGAGGCAGCCTGCTGGATCTCGTGGCGGAGGACGCACGCCGCCTGGAACGTCGTTTGGGCCAGGCCGATCGCCACAAGCTCGGTGAGTATCAAACAGCCGTCTTTGCGATCGAGCAGCAGCTCGAGCGGCTGGCGAAGGCGCGTAAACGGCGCAGCCGCGACATCGGCCTGCCGCAGCCCGCGGGCATCCCGGAGGACCGGGGCGCCTACCTGCGGCTCATGGGTGATCTGGTGGTGCTGGCCTTCGAGACGGACCTGACCCGCGTGGCCACCGTGCTCTTCGACCCCGAACGCTGGAATTCCCCCCGCAGCTATCACGGGGTGCTCGACGGCCCGCAAAACCATCACCCCCTTTCGCACGGCGTGGGCACCCGCAACTGGGACGAAGCCATGGAACGCGTGGGCAAGATCGACGCCTTCCACGTCTCGGTCTACGCAGACATCGTGAAGGCGTTGGCTGCACGCAAAGAGCCCGATGGGGCCTCGCTGCTCGATCGCAGCGCGATCGTGCTCGGCTCGGGTATGGGACACGGCCACGTGCACAGCTTCGTGGATCTGCCAACCCTCGTGGCGGGTGGGCTCGGCGGGCGTTTGCAGACGGGCGCGCATCTGCGTCTGCCCGAGGGCACACCGCTTGCCAACTTGTGGCTTACCCTGCTTCAACAGGCAGGCTGCCCCGTTGAAAAAGTCGCCGACAGCACGACGCCGCTGGCCATCACGAGGGCCGCGTGA
- a CDS encoding DUF1592 domain-containing protein produces the protein MFCSMQHQGSRFRLPLWAAALAAGVAVGPLGPAGAQASPLRPYENDTKRLVSTYCGKCHGEGDKIKGGLDLSRFGTTADVLADAQVWKDVRDALETHDMPPDDAPAPSPAERAALVAWIEEALKAMAEGGASPGKPLLRRLTALEYNNAVRDLMGLTHDVFPVPNRLRYKRDYFDTKSQKIADRLLLVTFDNSKHFLLPGASLPPERRAKHGFSRQGEALSFSPLLLEKFIALAHDIAHSDRLLGAGGPALQALFAAPAKPHARKELRRRLLPLIERAFRGQASPAEHAAYLGAGDKALRQGLSFEQSLRTALEAVLSSPRFLLVSEDRGDKEGVRALSGPELATRLALFLWSSLPDDTLLAEARAGRLATDEGLDAQVTRMLRDPRAIALSDSFGVEWMQLDKLASAHPDELLFPSYYYGIGNTRSLGEQMGVEATLLFDSVLLENRPLATFVDAPDLFVDRQLTKHYGYFRKFRTHFRAARRHFTPEIDKRQGDELREIWLRLPAPDRRRGGLLTSGAVLTLTSMPKRTSPVYRGLYVLEAIFNRPPPAPEIAVPPLDAAKKEGQVLSVRQQLELHRADPACASCHDRIDPLGFVLANFDGVGSYVTQEAGVPVDASGKLLDGRSFQGPEDFKQLLTRDMAPFARGFIEHLLSFATCRPLTATDDLVVRQIAERTAGNGYRFHDLLREVVKSAPFRFTSTLGPSSTSRVAHR, from the coding sequence ATGTTTTGTTCGATGCAGCACCAGGGTTCACGATTTCGCCTCCCCTTATGGGCCGCCGCCCTGGCGGCAGGGGTGGCGGTGGGGCCCCTCGGACCCGCGGGGGCCCAGGCCTCGCCCCTGCGCCCGTACGAGAACGACACGAAGCGTCTCGTGAGCACCTACTGCGGCAAGTGCCACGGCGAAGGCGACAAGATCAAGGGTGGGCTCGACCTCAGCCGCTTCGGCACCACCGCCGACGTGCTAGCCGACGCGCAGGTGTGGAAGGACGTGCGCGACGCCCTCGAGACCCACGACATGCCGCCCGACGACGCGCCCGCGCCCTCCCCGGCGGAACGCGCCGCCCTGGTGGCCTGGATTGAAGAGGCGTTGAAGGCCATGGCCGAGGGCGGGGCCAGCCCCGGCAAGCCCCTGCTTCGTCGCTTGACCGCGCTCGAATACAACAACGCCGTGCGGGATCTGATGGGCCTCACCCACGACGTATTCCCCGTTCCCAACCGCCTGCGCTACAAGCGCGACTACTTCGACACCAAGTCGCAAAAGATCGCCGACCGCCTCTTGCTCGTCACCTTCGACAACAGCAAGCACTTTTTGCTGCCCGGGGCCAGCTTGCCCCCGGAACGCCGCGCCAAGCATGGCTTCTCCCGTCAAGGCGAAGCGCTTTCGTTTTCCCCGCTGCTGCTCGAAAAGTTCATCGCCCTGGCCCACGACATCGCCCACAGCGATCGTCTTCTCGGTGCGGGCGGCCCCGCTTTGCAAGCCCTGTTTGCCGCGCCCGCCAAGCCCCACGCGCGCAAGGAGCTCAGGCGACGGCTGTTGCCGCTCATCGAGCGGGCGTTTCGTGGTCAGGCCTCCCCTGCCGAACACGCGGCTTATCTTGGCGCAGGCGACAAAGCGCTGCGCCAGGGCCTTTCCTTCGAGCAAAGTCTGAGGACGGCGCTCGAGGCGGTGTTGAGCTCGCCGCGGTTTTTGCTGGTCTCCGAAGACCGTGGTGACAAGGAGGGCGTACGTGCCCTATCCGGGCCTGAGCTCGCCACGCGTCTGGCGCTGTTTCTGTGGTCGAGCCTGCCAGACGACACGCTCCTGGCCGAGGCGCGCGCGGGCCGCCTGGCGACGGACGAGGGGCTCGACGCGCAGGTGACCCGCATGCTGCGCGACCCCCGGGCGATCGCGCTGTCGGACAGCTTCGGCGTGGAGTGGATGCAGCTCGACAAGCTCGCATCGGCGCATCCCGACGAGCTGCTCTTCCCCTCCTACTACTACGGCATCGGCAACACCCGCAGCCTTGGAGAACAGATGGGGGTCGAGGCCACGCTGCTCTTCGACTCCGTGTTGCTGGAGAACCGGCCCCTGGCCACGTTCGTGGACGCCCCCGACCTCTTTGTGGACCGCCAACTGACCAAGCACTACGGCTACTTCCGGAAGTTCCGGACCCACTTTCGCGCCGCCCGTCGGCACTTCACACCCGAGATCGACAAGCGCCAGGGCGACGAGCTGCGCGAGATCTGGTTGCGCCTGCCCGCGCCGGACCGTCGCAGGGGCGGACTGCTCACGAGCGGCGCCGTGCTCACCTTGACGTCGATGCCCAAGCGCACGAGCCCGGTGTACCGTGGGCTCTACGTGCTGGAGGCCATCTTCAACCGTCCTCCGCCCGCTCCCGAGATCGCCGTTCCGCCGCTCGATGCCGCAAAAAAAGAGGGACAGGTGCTGTCCGTGAGGCAACAGCTCGAGCTTCATCGGGCCGATCCGGCGTGTGCCAGCTGCCATGACCGCATCGATCCGCTCGGCTTCGTGCTCGCCAACTTCGACGGCGTGGGCAGTTACGTCACGCAAGAGGCTGGCGTGCCGGTGGATGCCAGCGGCAAGCTCCTCGACGGGCGCAGCTTTCAAGGCCCCGAGGACTTCAAGCAGCTGCTGACCCGCGACATGGCCCCCTTCGCCCGCGGCTTCATCGAGCACCTGCTCTCGTTCGCCACCTGCCGCCCGCTGACGGCCACCGACGACCTGGTGGTGCGGCAGATCGCGGAGAGGACCGCGGGCAACGGCTATCGTTTTCACGACCTACTTCGGGAAGTGGTGAAGAGTGCACCCTTCCGTTTCACCAGCACCCTGGGCCCTTCTTCCACCTCCCGCGTGGCACACCGATGA
- a CDS encoding archaeosortase/exosortase family protein, which produces MRTHPGKHSRHHRDHLRQPLLGGNLASRRSSPLRFAARFSLVAGALFLLYAYPYPPHGFADRLFQHYLDGYARLVAFALQFFEPDVRAHEAVIFGRSTLKIVKSCDAMEAKLLMASALAASPGVWWRKLTAIAVGLLVMTAVNVARIMILYYVRVYRDASFELFHVEILPLFMILSAGALFLASLRFLHASDPEPPPPSRGRGASGRAPNLASPHVNG; this is translated from the coding sequence ATGCGAACTCATCCCGGAAAGCACTCACGCCACCACCGAGATCACCTGCGCCAACCCCTCTTGGGAGGGAACCTGGCCTCCCGGCGGAGCTCACCGCTTCGGTTTGCTGCGCGCTTTTCGCTCGTCGCTGGCGCGCTGTTCCTCCTTTATGCGTACCCGTATCCCCCCCACGGGTTTGCCGATCGCCTCTTCCAACACTACCTCGACGGGTATGCCCGCCTGGTCGCCTTCGCCCTGCAGTTCTTCGAGCCCGATGTGCGGGCGCATGAAGCAGTCATCTTCGGACGCAGCACGCTGAAGATCGTGAAGAGTTGTGATGCGATGGAAGCCAAGCTGCTGATGGCGTCGGCACTCGCGGCGTCTCCCGGTGTTTGGTGGCGCAAGCTCACTGCCATCGCGGTGGGGCTCCTGGTCATGACCGCTGTCAATGTTGCGCGGATCATGATCCTCTACTACGTACGGGTCTACCGGGATGCGTCCTTCGAGCTGTTCCACGTAGAGATTCTTCCCCTCTTCATGATCCTTTCAGCAGGGGCGCTGTTCTTGGCGAGCCTACGATTCCTCCATGCGAGCGATCCCGAACCTCCTCCTCCCTCCCGAGGCAGGGGCGCCTCGGGTCGAGCCCCCAACCTCGCGAGCCCTCATGTCAACGGATAG
- a CDS encoding lactonase family protein encodes MSCSSLHATTRSLRPLLWLALASVASCAGAAEPDEDEETGGRGGAAGGQAGAPGGSGGTAGSTPRGGSGGGSGGAGGQAESGRGGSSEGGSSGGAAGGKAGAGAGGASPGGGAGGGGGGASGQGGTPAAVGRPFVYVGSGQREGKIFVYELDTQTKKLRQVQRVDGQLRPSYMAWLPGDSHVFASNEDFGNNSKVKSFAVNPTTGLLTLVNERSVKGSDTAHVALHPTGRWLFAAHHNSADTEVFPVAEDGKIGESVGLHPSGRRSHQVLFDKTGRYVFVCSREDKKISQFVFDAVSGTLTANNPPAVSVASDPRHLAFHPTAAFAYAVAEQGTHVIAFSYDATKGTLTELQKVTTASPEKWAGHIEVSPNGKFVYASGRDTNAIYVFSVNTSTGQLTAAGKREGMGVARDFGIDETGRYMIVAGGHAYLLGIGDDGALSLLDDVDADGAQFANFRYLEN; translated from the coding sequence ATGAGCTGTTCCTCACTTCACGCGACCACGCGATCCCTTCGTCCTCTTCTGTGGCTGGCCCTGGCATCGGTGGCCTCCTGCGCCGGCGCGGCGGAGCCTGATGAGGACGAGGAGACGGGCGGACGGGGCGGCGCCGCTGGAGGCCAAGCGGGCGCGCCCGGAGGCTCCGGAGGCACGGCGGGTTCGACACCCCGGGGCGGCTCGGGAGGCGGGAGCGGCGGGGCGGGAGGCCAAGCGGAATCCGGACGAGGCGGCTCGAGCGAGGGCGGCTCGTCCGGCGGGGCTGCCGGGGGCAAAGCCGGGGCGGGCGCTGGGGGGGCGTCCCCGGGCGGAGGCGCAGGAGGCGGGGGCGGCGGCGCTTCGGGTCAGGGAGGCACACCTGCGGCCGTGGGCCGTCCCTTCGTCTACGTGGGCTCGGGCCAGCGGGAAGGCAAAATCTTCGTCTACGAGCTTGACACGCAGACGAAGAAGCTCCGGCAAGTGCAACGCGTGGACGGGCAGCTGCGTCCGTCCTACATGGCCTGGCTGCCGGGGGACAGTCACGTCTTCGCCAGCAACGAAGACTTTGGCAACAACTCGAAGGTCAAGTCCTTCGCGGTCAATCCGACCACGGGCCTGCTGACGCTCGTCAACGAAAGAAGTGTCAAGGGGAGCGATACGGCCCACGTGGCGCTTCATCCCACGGGTCGATGGCTTTTTGCCGCTCATCACAACTCGGCAGATACGGAGGTCTTCCCGGTGGCCGAAGACGGCAAGATCGGTGAGTCAGTGGGCCTTCACCCCTCCGGGAGGCGCTCTCACCAGGTGCTGTTCGATAAAACCGGGCGCTATGTCTTCGTGTGTTCGCGCGAGGACAAAAAGATCTCGCAGTTCGTTTTCGATGCGGTCTCGGGCACCCTGACCGCGAACAATCCGCCCGCTGTTTCCGTGGCAAGCGATCCCCGCCACCTCGCGTTTCATCCCACCGCTGCGTTTGCCTATGCGGTGGCGGAGCAAGGCACGCACGTCATCGCGTTCAGCTACGATGCGACCAAGGGAACCTTGACGGAGCTTCAGAAGGTCACGACGGCCAGCCCCGAGAAGTGGGCCGGCCACATCGAGGTCTCTCCCAACGGCAAGTTCGTTTATGCCTCCGGACGAGACACGAACGCGATCTACGTGTTCTCCGTGAACACGAGCACGGGGCAACTCACCGCCGCAGGAAAGCGCGAGGGCATGGGTGTCGCACGGGACTTCGGCATCGACGAGACGGGCCGTTACATGATCGTGGCCGGGGGCCACGCCTACTTGCTGGGCATCGGGGACGACGGGGCGCTCAGCCTGCTCGACGACGTCGACGCCGACGGCGCTCAGTTCGCCAACTTTCGCTATCTCGAGAACTGA